A region of the Rhodothermus bifroesti genome:
ACGCAGACGCACACCTGACCTTTATTGGAGCTGGACTGCTGCCTGGGGCCGTCTACCGTCACCTGCCGGGCAAACCTGTCTATTTTGTTGACCTCGATGGCGTCTATGAAGGCCACATGCGGACCCGCACCACCACCGTGGTTGGCTTTAACCGCGCTGAGCTATTGGCGCGGCAACACTTCCCCCTCCCTATGCCTTGCCATCGCATTGCTTCGGTTAACCTGTGCGACAGTACGCTGGGCTTTTGGGAAGCACTGCAAAGCTGGCTTCGAACATACCCTGTATCCTACGGCCGCCTGGATCTGATGCTCCCCGCCGAAGAAACCCATGCCGCATTGACCGTCAACGAATACGAAACCCTACTTATGCGCCACGACCTGGCCGAAGTACTCCGCAACCCGTTTCGCTTTATGGCCCAAACAGGCTTACATGCCCTGCAGAACCCGCACGCTGTTCCGGCCAAAGTACTTAACTATGCAAAATACGACCTGCTGCGCCTAACCAACGAGCTCATCGACAAACTACACCTGCAGGAATCCTTACTCGAACGCGTCTTGAACAAATTTCTGGCCCTATCCGCTGCACGCTTTCTACGCATGAAACGCTCGGTTACCCTACTCATCGGCCCCAATGACCAAGGCCAGCCTTCGCTCCATCGGGGCCGCTACCAAACCCCTATCCTGATCCAGTGGGAGCGTGCGCCGCACGACAGGCGCATTGTGGAAGCCCGCCTTTATCAGTTTCGCTAAGCCTTACAACCCAAACGACTCGCCACAGGCACACGTACGCACCGCTTGGGGGTTAATGAAGTGAAATCCGCGCCCTTCAAGCCCATCGGTAAAATCCAGCGTAGTCCCCTGAAGATATAAATAGCTGCGCCGATCAATGATAACCTGAATACCGTCAAACGTGGACCTAAGGTCATCCGCTTGCGGCGCAGTATCCCACCCCAGCTCATACGTCAATCCCGAGCAGCCGCCAGGCACCACCGCAATCCGAAGCCACGTCTGCCCCAAATCCACCCCTTCCTGCGCTGCCACCTCCCGAATGCGCGCTAAAGCGCGTTGCGTAATCTGCAACTCCATAGGATTTTCACAATAGCAACGTACACCATGAATCCTAGCCCTTTACCACAAAGGGCAACCTTGCACACGCTCGCCAGTTCCCAATCGAGGGAACGTTCTGTCAACCTTATGGTTTGTAGCTAAGCGTTGACACTCCAGAGTGTAAACTTTCATTTACATCTGTTATATTACGGCCTCTTTTATAGGCCACAGTCCTGCTTTGACAGGTGGCATGCGGCTTGCCTGCAAAGACAGTCCTACCGATGGCACCCTAACTGTTTCGAGGTCTTATGAGCGACACGGCATACCTACACGAAGTAGCCCAGAGCGATTACAAATACGGCTTTACGACCGATATCGAGGTCGAGAAAGCCCCCCCGGGCTTAAGTGAAGCGACAATCCACTACATTGCGGACCGGCGCGGGGAACCCGACTGGATGCGGGAGTGGCGGCTGCGGGCTTTCCGTCATTTTATGAGTCTGCTGGAACGGTATGAGGAGACTTATCCCCGCTGGGCGCACCTCAAATACCCGGATATCGACTTTCAGGCGATCAGCTACTACGCGGCACCCCAGCGCAAACCACGCTACAAAAGTCTCGACGAAGTAGATCCTAAAATTTTGGAGACGTTCCGCAAGCTGGGGATTCCGCTGGACGAGCAGATGCGCCTGGCGGGCGTGGCTGTCGATGCGGTGATGGACAGCGTGTCGGTAGCCACCACGCTTAAAGATGAGTTAACCAAACATGGCATCATTTTTTGCTCGATGGGCGAAGCGATCGAGCATTACCCTGAACTGGTCCAGAAATACCTGGGCTCGGTGGTTCCCTACACAGACAATTTCTTTGCTGCGCTAAACTCGGCGGTCTTCTCGGACGGGTCGTTTGTCTACGTGCCGAAAGGGGTGCGCTGCCCTGTAGAGCTCAGCACCTACTTCCGCATCAACGCGCAGGGTACGGGCCAGTTTGAGCGCACGCTGATTATTGCCGATGAGGGTGCTTATGTAAGCTATCTTGAGGGCTGCACGGCCCCAATGCGCGATGAGCACCAGCTTCACGCAGCTGTAGTAGAGCTCATTGCGCTCAAGGATGCAGAGATTAAATATTCGACCGTACAGAACTGGTATCCTGGGGATGCGGAAGGCAAAGGTGGTGTGTACAACTTTGTCACCAAGCGTGGCATCTGCCTAGGTGAGAATGCCAAAATTTCTTGGACGCAAGTTGAAACCGGCTCGGCCATCACTTGGAAGTATCCTAGCGTCATCCTCAAGGGGGATAATTCGGTCGGAGAATTCTACTCGGTAGCCTTTACCAAGGGCTATCAGCAGGCCGACACCGGTACCAAGATGATTCACCTAGGCCGCAACACGCGCAGCACGATTATTTCTAAGGGCATTGCAGCGGGCTACTCCAACAACAGCTACCGCGGCTTAGTCAAAGTAGCCCGTACCGCTGAAAATGCCCGCAATTTTTCCCAGTGCGATTCGATGCTTCTGGGAGACCGGTGCGGTGCTCACACGTTCCCTTACCTAGAAATCGAAAATCCCACGGCTCAGGTCGAGCACGAGGCTACGACTTCGAAGATCGGCGAAGACCAGATCTTCTACTGCCTGCAGCGTGGCCTAAGCGAAGAGACCGCGATTAAACTGATCGTCAACGGCTTTTGCAAAGAAGTGCTAGCCCATCTGCCTATGGAATTCGCCATGGAGGCTCAAAAACTGCTGGCCATCGAGCTAGAAGGCAGTGTGGGCTAATCGGTTAGTGCATTCCCTTAAACCCTAAAGAACCTTATCCCTATGGCACTCCTAGAGATTCGAAACCTACATGCACGCATCGAGGACAAAGAAATCCTCAAAGGTGTCAACCTGACGGTCAATGCGGGCGAAGTGCACGCCATCATGGGCCCCAACGGCTCAGGCAAGAGCACATTGGCCTCGGTCTTGGCTGGCCGCGAAGACTACGAGGTCACCGAGGGCGAGGTGCTCTACGACGGCAAGAATCTGCTGGAAATGGAGCCCGACGAGCGAGCCCGTGAAGGCGTTTTCTTGGCCTTTCAGTACCCGGTCGAGCTCCCGGGCGTCAACATGGCAACGTTTTTGCGTGAGGCCCTGAAGGCTATCCGCGAGCATCGTGGCCTGCCGCCCCTGGGTCCGGCCGAGTTTCTGCAGCTTTTGAAGGAAAAAGCCGAACTCGTGGGGCTTGATCCCAGCCTAAAGCAGCGCTCGGTCAATGAAGGCTTTTCGGGTGGAGAAAAAAAGCGGAGCGAGATCTTTCAGCTCGCCTTGCTTGAGCCGCGGCTGGCCATCCTGGACGAAACCGACTCCGGGCTCGACATCGATGCGCTGCGCACAGTAGCCGACGGCGTCAACCGGCTACGTACTCCAGATCGGGCCTTTGTCGTGATCACACACTACCAGCGCTTGCTCAACTACATCGTGCCTGACTACGTCCACGTTATGGTCGATGGCCGGATTGTACGCTCCGGCGATAAAAACCTGGCGTTGGAACTCGAAGAAAAAGGCTACGACTGGATCCGCGAAGAAATCGGATTTCCTGCCTGAATACGCTGCAAGTTATTGGATAGATCTATGACCACCCTAACAGCAACTTCAACGCGTCCTGAAGCACGCTTCCTGCATGCCTTTGAGCTGCAGGGCGATGCTGCATTCAACGGTAGTCATGCTTACCTTTCGGAGCTTCGGCGTAAGGCCATTGCGCGATTTGAGGCCCTAGGCTTTCCTAGCCGCAAAGCCGAAGCCTGGAAATACACCCCGATTGCTCGGGCACTGCAGCATGCCTACACCATTCAACCAGCGCCCCCACGACCCAAACTTAGCGAAGCGGACTTAGCGCGGTACGCTATTCCGGAACTCGATGCCTATCGTGTCGTGCTCGTGAACGGCCAATGGGTACCGGAGCTCTCCACGCCGGCCGCAGCACTGCCCCAAGGCGCTGTCCTTACCAGCCTGCAGCATGCAGCACAAGCCTATCCCCAACTGTTTACGGCCTACTTTGCCCACAGCCTGGACTACGAAAACGAGCCGTTCTTAGCGCTCAATTTGGCCTTTGCACGGGATGGGCTCTTTTTCTACCTCCCACCCCACACTGCTTTAGACCGGCCAGTGCACGTGGTGCACTTGATCGATGTTGAGGAAGACCTTTTCTTGCAGCCACACCACGTCATTGCCATAGCCCCGGGCGCATCGCTCCAACTCCTCTACAGCGGTCATACCCGGAGTGCTACACGCACCTTCACCAATGCGGTAACCGAGGTTTTTGTCGGGCGTGGTGCCCAGCTTGCGCACTACGATCTACGCCTGGAGGGTGAGACGGCCTCGGGCATCTACAGTACGCAAGCTTATTTAGAACAGGAAGGTCGCTACACCAACCATACGCTGACGCTAGGCGGCGCTTTGGTGCGCAACAACGTGTACGTTCGTTTCGATGGCGAAGCAGGTGAGACGCACCTTTATGGGCTTTTCCTAGGGCGCGGCACCATGCACATCGATAACCACACGATGATCGACCATGCTGTCCCCAACTGCGTTAGCAACGAACTCTACAAAGGTATCTTAGACGAACGTGCTATAGGCGTCTTCAACGGCAAGGTGCTCGTCCGACCTCATGCCCAGAAAACCAATGCGTACCAGTCAAACAAAAGCATTCTGCTGACCGAAGAAGCCCGCATGTACTCCAAGCCCGAACTGGAAATCTACGCTGACGACGTGCGCTGCACCCACGGCGCTGCCTGCGGTCAGCTGAACGAAGAGGGCATCTTTTACCTGCGGGCCCGCGGGCTTACCGCGCAAAAAGCTCGGGCCCTAATGCTACTTGCCTTTGCCCGTGACGTACTTGACCAAATTGCCCTAGAACCCCTACGTGCTTACCTTGACGACCTGGTAGCCCAGCGATTTGGCGCCTAAACTCAATGGTTTGCCTTATGCCTGCCCCTGTTGACCTTACTGGACTCGAGACGCGCTTCGACGTAGCACGCGTGCGTGTAGACTTTCCAGCACTGCACCAACGCGTCTACGACGGGCGTCCGCTCGTGTACCTGGACAATGCGGCAACCACCCAGAAACCTCAGGTGGTGATTGATCGCATTCGGGATTTTTACACCCGAGAAAACGCCAATGTCCACCGCGGCGTCCACTACCTGAGCCAACAGGCTTCTGATGCTTATGACGAAGCCCGCCGCCTGGTGGCTGCTTTTATTGGGGCGCCAGATCCGGCACAGGTCATCTTTACGCGCGGCACGACCGAAAGCATTAATCTCGTAGCGGCTACGTTTGGTCGCCAGCGCGTGCGCGCAGGGGACGAAATCGTGCTCTCCACCATGGAGCACCACTCCAACATCGTCCCCTGGCAGATGCTGTGTGAAGAAAAAGGCGCGCGGCTGCGCATCGTGCCCGTAGACGCTCGCGGCGTGCTCGATCTAGAAGCACTGGAGCGGCTCTTAAATGAACGTACACGACTGGTCGCCATCGCCCACGTATCCAATGCCCTGGGCACGGTTAATCCGGTTCAAGAAATCATCCGAATAGCACACGCCCGGGGCATCCCGGTGCTGGTCGATGGCGCGCAAGCCGTGCAGCATTTGAAGGTCAACGTAGCTGAGCTAGATTGCGACTTTTACTGCTTCTCGGGGCACAAAGTCTACGGACCCACAGGCATCGGTGTTCTCTACGGCAAAGCCGAGTGGCTTGAAGCTATGCCTCCTTACCAAGGTGGAGGCGATATGATCGAGCGCGTCACCTTTGAACGAACAACCTACAACCGACTCCCCTATAAGTTCGAAGCAGGCACGCCGCACATTGCCGGTGCCCTTGGGCTGGAAGCAGCGCTCATCTACCTAGATCGCTTAGGACGCGAAGCAGTCATCCACTACGAAGCAGAATTGCTCCGCTACGCAACCCAGCGGCTCCAAGAGGTACCGGGCTTACGCCTTGTAGGCACTGCTCCCGAAAAGGTTAGTGTGCTCTCATTTGTCATAGAAGGCATTCACCCCTATGATGCAGGCACGCTACTAGATCAAATGGGAATTGCTGTACGCACCGGGCATCACTGCACACAACCGCTTATGGATTATCTGGGTTTGCCAGGCACCATTCGGGCTTCGTTGGCACTCTACAATACCCGCGAAGAGATCGACGTGCTCGTCGACGCCCTACTACGCATTCAAAAACTGCTGCGCTGATTATGGCTGAAGCTGCTGCCGATACCATCGAAGCCCGTGCCCGCCAGATCGTCGAGGAATTTTCCCTGTTCGACGACTGGATGGGGAAATACGAATACTTGATCGAGTTGGGCAAAACGCTCCCGCTCATTGAGCCGGAGTACAAAACCGATGTATTCCGGATTCACGGCTGCCAGTCGCAGGTGTGGATTCGCCCGGAGTTTCGCAACGGACGGCTTTATTTTCGCGGCGACAGCGACGCCTTGATTACCAAAGGCTTGGTAGCCCTGCTGATCCGTGTTCTTTCAGGACAGCCCCCCGAGGCCATCCTCAATGCGCGCCTGGACTTTCTGGACGAGATCGGGCTGAAGGCTCACCTGTCGCCAACCCGAAAAAACGGCCTGGCTGCCATGATTGAACAAATGCGTCGCTACGCCCAAGCTTACCTACAAACTTCGCGTAACTAAACCTCGGCGGTTACCCCATGTACGTAGCTATCGACAATCAGCTTGGTGATAAGGAACTGGAGCAGGCAGTCATTGAAGCCCTACGCAGCGTCTACGACCCCGAAATCCCGGTCAATATTTACGACCTAGGTTTGATCTATGAAATCCGGATCTTTGAAGACCGGAGCATCTACGTCAAAATGACGCTGACAGCGCCGGGGTGCCCGGTAGCGGGTTCATTGCCTGGACAGGTGGAGATGCGCTTGCAAGAAGTGCCTGGTGTAAAAGAAGCACGCGTAGAGCTGACGTTCGATCCCCCTTATACCATTGAACGAATGTCAGATGAAGCCCGGCTGGCCCTGGGCTGGATGTGAAGCAGCCTTGCCCAAGTGATGCGACACGCGCAAACCATAGCACTAGCACGTAGCCTACTTGCCGAAGGACGCAGCAGGGAAGTAGCCCGCATGTTGGAGCCGCTGATTTCCCCCTTGCCAGAGAACCCCGCAGCGGCAGAGCCGAGCCAGTATGTGATGCGCGCCCTGCTGGCACGGGTTCGGTTGCTACGCCAAGGTGCTGTTGAAGCCGCGCGCGTGCTGCTGGGGCCGTTGGCCGACCTCCCCGTCCGCGAACGCCTATCTCCAGAGCTTCGCGCTGAAATCGCACTTTGGCTAGGCTGGCGCTATGCTTGGCCAGACGCTAGCGACAGTGACCCAGCCCGTGCCTTTAACCTGTTTGTTGAAGCCGAACGGCATTTTACGGATGAGCTGCGCTTGAGCGGGCATCTCTGGGTCCGCATTGGCCAGGCATTGGCCTACCTAACAATCGATGAATATTCCCTAGCCCTTCAGGCGCTCGACGAAGCCGCTGCACTTAAGGAACGGCTCCCTGATCTTGAAGCAGATGTATGGATTCATGACCTGCGGGTTCAAAGCTATGTGCTCACCGGACGTTACCGCGCCGCCCAACGCCATCTAGAACAGCTTACCGGACTTGTTGAACAGCTTCGGGAACCCTTGCTCCAGGGCCGTGCAGCAGCCTACCAGGCACTACTCGAGCAAGCCCGCGGTGGGTCGCCCGCAACCACCCTAGAAGCTGCCGAAGCCGCCGAGGCCTGGCTAGGCGGTCCAGAACCGACCTACCTCTGCTGGCAAGCTCGGAGCTGCTGGCTGGCTACCCTGCGTCGTACCGGACAGTGGACCGAAGCACACCACCTGGCACAACGCTGGCTGGCCACAAGTGCAGGGCCAGCCGCACATCCTGTACGGCTCGAAGCGGCTCAACTAGCCCTGCTTCAAGAAGACGCAGCACGTAGCGCCGACCTGATCGCACAGGTGCTCACCGTGCCTTGCCCAACGCATCCTCGACTCTATGCCGCGCGCGCAGCCTTGCTGGAGAGCCAACGTTACCTGCAGTCCAAACAGCCCGAGCGCGCACGCGAATGGGCCGAACGTGCCTACCAGGCAGCCCATGAACTACGACTAGAGCCGCTTATCCTGGAAGCCCTACTGCTTCAGGCACGTATTGCCTTAGCCAGCGGCAATGCCAAGCAAGCCCAAAGCTTCCTCCATCAGGCGGAGACCTTTGGGGATTATTTTAGCCTGCTTCCCTGGGCTGCCCACCGGTTTTGGCTTCTGGCTGAGCTGGCTCGTGCTGAAGCGCGAAAGGATGAAGCCCGTGTGCAATACGTACAAGCCCTCTCGGCTTTCTCTCTACTTACTGATCGGTATCACACCGCACGCCTGCAGCTTGAAGTCGCCCGCCTGACGCAGGACTTTGATCCGGCACAGGCCCGGGCATTGCTGGAAGCCGCAGCTCAGGTCTTTGCGCAGCTTGGCGTCGAAACCGCACGCCAAGAAGCGCAAAACACCCTCCTTGCTTTGCCGCATCATCCGATTTTTGCCGTACACACCCCTGAAGCTCAATTTGGCGCAGCTCTGGCGCATGCGGCACTTTCGGTCGATCTGGTAGCGGAAACCTGGCTTCAAGTGCTGGAACAACTCTGGCCAGGACGCTGGCTGGCGGTCTACCGTTATCTCCCTGGCACAGGATGGCAGGCCTTGCAACACCACGGAGAGCTGCCCGCAACCCTGACCTTCCCTCACCCCGACCAGGCCACGTACTACACGCAGCAAGCCGCCTGGCTACGGCTACGCCCGCTCCCCGGTGTCGCTTTCTTTACGGCCGCTGCGGTTACCCCAGAAGAGCGCGCAGCTTGGCAAACCCTGCTTGAACGCCTTAAACCTTGGCTTCCGGTGGTCACGTTAGCCTTCGAGCATGCCCTCTTGCGGGCTAACCGGCTTGGTGAAGCAGGGAATGGTCATGCCCCTGAAACCGCTGAGCTGCCTTCACCACTGCCCGAACTGGTCTATGCTAGCTCGGCCCTACGTGCCTTGATTGGACAAATTTACCGTATTCGCAGCAGCCACAGTCCGGTGCTCATTACCGGCGAAAGTGGCACAGGCAAAGAGCTCATCGCACGCGCCATCCATGCCACCAGTGATCGTAGACACGCTCCTTTTGTAGCGTTCAACTGCGCCAACGTACCCCCAGAGCTTATCGATAGCCATCTTTTCGGCCATGAAAAAGGCGCGTTTACTGGAGCGCTGCAGGCTAATCCCGGTGTTATCCGTGCTGCCGAAGGCGGCACTCTTTTTCTGGATGAAATTGGCGATCTACCGCTAGAAGTACAACCTAAGTTGCTACGGTTTTTGCAAGAAGGCGAAATCTTTCCCCTAGGAGCTCGGCGGCCACTACGGGTTAACGTACGTGTGATTGCGGCTACGCACCAAAACCTGGAGGAATTAGTACGCCGAGGCGCATTTCGGGAAGACCTGTACTACCGGCTAAACGTCATTCCTCTACATGTGCCACCCCTACGCGAGCGTCGCGAAGACATTCCAGTGCTGGTGCGGCACTTCCTAAACACCTTGCGACCTCCAGGCGCTCCAGCCGCCTCCATCACCGCCCGGGCCATGGAGGCCCTTTTGCGCTACAACTGGCCCGGCAACGTACGTCAGCTCCGCAACGAAATCGAACGCGCCTTGGCTTTTGTCGCCAGCGAGCCGGCTCCGTTAATCGACCTGAAGGACTTATCCCCTACCGTACAGCAAACCCTAACAGACACTCCGGCACACCTGCCAATACTGTCACGACAGACGCCAACCCTCGAGGCGGGACAACCCTTAGAGGCGGTATTGGCAGGCACCGAAAAAGCCTTGATCGAGCGCGTACTGGCCGAGCACCGCGGCCGCATCTCAGCTGCAGCCCGCAGCTTAGGCCTAACCCGGCAAGGGCTCTACAAAAAAATGAAACGCCTGGGCATTAATCCTGCCCGCTTCCAGCAAACCGCTGTCCCGAATGCAACCGCATCCGCATAGACCAGCCTAACCTGCTTACCATGCAACCCACGCGAAGCCCCGACGCCAGGCCAGCCATCGACGAAGTGCTCTCGATCCGTTTGGACCACGCCGCCATCATGACCACCCAACTGGAGGCGGCCATCGACTTTTACGTTCGATTTTTAGGACTGCAGCTGCACTGCATCGAAGAAGACCCCATTCGTCGCGGGCGACGCCGCGCATTGCTTACCGACGTCCACGATCGCGAAGTGCTCGAACTGATTGAGATGCCTGAGCTAGCCCACCCTACCATCCCAGGCCGAGGAGGGCTACACCATTTAGGCTTTCGCCTGCCACGGGCCGACTGGCAAGCGCTGCGCGCCCGACTGGATGCTGCCGGCTATCCCTACCAAGAAATGCAGCAGCGCCTGTTTGTACGGGACGCCGACGGCCTGGTGCTGGAGATCGAGCCCTTACCTTAAGTATCGGTCGATCGTTTTTGCTGTACTGTGCGAATTCGCAGCGCATCGTCTAGCTCATTAACGTCGCTTGGCCGCACCGTCACGCCGTGCTCGGCCAGTAGCTGACCACACCGGTCAACAGCCGCTACTATACCGTCCACCAGTTGCCCTCGACGAATACCCTGGCGAACTAAATCAACCACTTCTGCCCAGGTATCCGGATCCACCCGTTGGTTGATCCCTGCATCGCCCACTACCTCAACCCAATGCTCAAACAGGGAAACAAAAATCAAAATACCAGTCCGATCCTGCGTACGAAACACCTCTTCTTCTACAAAAGCCTCAAGCGCGCGCAGATGCACCTGCTCTGCCAAACGGGCTTCTCCAATAAGCCAACGCTGGAAGGGCTCGACATAGGCAGCCGCTAATCCCCCTAAACTGCCTGCTAGTAACGTCAAAAGCGCCACGCCCCAACCTGTATGGAACCACGTCGCACCCCAACCTGTGTAGGCAAAAACAAAGATCAGCGACAGCAAAAGCATCAGCGCCATGCAAAGCGCAGCGCCCTTCCAAAGAGCTTCAGGATAGCTTCCACTGCGCACGACCACCACGGGCACAATCTCACCCGCTGTCTGCTGTTCAGCTGCCACTACAGCAGCCCGCACACGTTCAAAATCGGCCTCGGAAAAACGTATCGGCATAGGCTATGGGGTTGAGGTTTCTAATCGGTGAATAATCTGCAGAATGGTATCCGCCTGAGCATAAAGGGGTGAGCGTGGCCCCACCAAACGCTGCACCTTCAGAAACTGTGCCCGCGCCTCCTCAAGCCGATTAATCTGCAGCAGCATAATGCCTAGGTTAAAGTTGGCTT
Encoded here:
- a CDS encoding HesB/IscA family protein, with product MELQITQRALARIREVAAQEGVDLGQTWLRIAVVPGGCSGLTYELGWDTAPQADDLRSTFDGIQVIIDRRSYLYLQGTTLDFTDGLEGRGFHFINPQAVRTCACGESFGL
- the sufB gene encoding Fe-S cluster assembly protein SufB, whose amino-acid sequence is MSDTAYLHEVAQSDYKYGFTTDIEVEKAPPGLSEATIHYIADRRGEPDWMREWRLRAFRHFMSLLERYEETYPRWAHLKYPDIDFQAISYYAAPQRKPRYKSLDEVDPKILETFRKLGIPLDEQMRLAGVAVDAVMDSVSVATTLKDELTKHGIIFCSMGEAIEHYPELVQKYLGSVVPYTDNFFAALNSAVFSDGSFVYVPKGVRCPVELSTYFRINAQGTGQFERTLIIADEGAYVSYLEGCTAPMRDEHQLHAAVVELIALKDAEIKYSTVQNWYPGDAEGKGGVYNFVTKRGICLGENAKISWTQVETGSAITWKYPSVILKGDNSVGEFYSVAFTKGYQQADTGTKMIHLGRNTRSTIISKGIAAGYSNNSYRGLVKVARTAENARNFSQCDSMLLGDRCGAHTFPYLEIENPTAQVEHEATTSKIGEDQIFYCLQRGLSEETAIKLIVNGFCKEVLAHLPMEFAMEAQKLLAIELEGSVG
- the sufC gene encoding Fe-S cluster assembly ATPase SufC, translating into MALLEIRNLHARIEDKEILKGVNLTVNAGEVHAIMGPNGSGKSTLASVLAGREDYEVTEGEVLYDGKNLLEMEPDERAREGVFLAFQYPVELPGVNMATFLREALKAIREHRGLPPLGPAEFLQLLKEKAELVGLDPSLKQRSVNEGFSGGEKKRSEIFQLALLEPRLAILDETDSGLDIDALRTVADGVNRLRTPDRAFVVITHYQRLLNYIVPDYVHVMVDGRIVRSGDKNLALELEEKGYDWIREEIGFPA
- the sufD gene encoding Fe-S cluster assembly protein SufD codes for the protein MTTLTATSTRPEARFLHAFELQGDAAFNGSHAYLSELRRKAIARFEALGFPSRKAEAWKYTPIARALQHAYTIQPAPPRPKLSEADLARYAIPELDAYRVVLVNGQWVPELSTPAAALPQGAVLTSLQHAAQAYPQLFTAYFAHSLDYENEPFLALNLAFARDGLFFYLPPHTALDRPVHVVHLIDVEEDLFLQPHHVIAIAPGASLQLLYSGHTRSATRTFTNAVTEVFVGRGAQLAHYDLRLEGETASGIYSTQAYLEQEGRYTNHTLTLGGALVRNNVYVRFDGEAGETHLYGLFLGRGTMHIDNHTMIDHAVPNCVSNELYKGILDERAIGVFNGKVLVRPHAQKTNAYQSNKSILLTEEARMYSKPELEIYADDVRCTHGAACGQLNEEGIFYLRARGLTAQKARALMLLAFARDVLDQIALEPLRAYLDDLVAQRFGA
- a CDS encoding cysteine desulfurase, which gives rise to MPAPVDLTGLETRFDVARVRVDFPALHQRVYDGRPLVYLDNAATTQKPQVVIDRIRDFYTRENANVHRGVHYLSQQASDAYDEARRLVAAFIGAPDPAQVIFTRGTTESINLVAATFGRQRVRAGDEIVLSTMEHHSNIVPWQMLCEEKGARLRIVPVDARGVLDLEALERLLNERTRLVAIAHVSNALGTVNPVQEIIRIAHARGIPVLVDGAQAVQHLKVNVAELDCDFYCFSGHKVYGPTGIGVLYGKAEWLEAMPPYQGGGDMIERVTFERTTYNRLPYKFEAGTPHIAGALGLEAALIYLDRLGREAVIHYEAELLRYATQRLQEVPGLRLVGTAPEKVSVLSFVIEGIHPYDAGTLLDQMGIAVRTGHHCTQPLMDYLGLPGTIRASLALYNTREEIDVLVDALLRIQKLLR
- a CDS encoding SufE family protein, with the protein product MAEAAADTIEARARQIVEEFSLFDDWMGKYEYLIELGKTLPLIEPEYKTDVFRIHGCQSQVWIRPEFRNGRLYFRGDSDALITKGLVALLIRVLSGQPPEAILNARLDFLDEIGLKAHLSPTRKNGLAAMIEQMRRYAQAYLQTSRN
- a CDS encoding SUF system Fe-S cluster assembly protein, giving the protein MYVAIDNQLGDKELEQAVIEALRSVYDPEIPVNIYDLGLIYEIRIFEDRSIYVKMTLTAPGCPVAGSLPGQVEMRLQEVPGVKEARVELTFDPPYTIERMSDEARLALGWM
- a CDS encoding sigma-54-dependent transcriptional regulator translates to MRHAQTIALARSLLAEGRSREVARMLEPLISPLPENPAAAEPSQYVMRALLARVRLLRQGAVEAARVLLGPLADLPVRERLSPELRAEIALWLGWRYAWPDASDSDPARAFNLFVEAERHFTDELRLSGHLWVRIGQALAYLTIDEYSLALQALDEAAALKERLPDLEADVWIHDLRVQSYVLTGRYRAAQRHLEQLTGLVEQLREPLLQGRAAAYQALLEQARGGSPATTLEAAEAAEAWLGGPEPTYLCWQARSCWLATLRRTGQWTEAHHLAQRWLATSAGPAAHPVRLEAAQLALLQEDAARSADLIAQVLTVPCPTHPRLYAARAALLESQRYLQSKQPERAREWAERAYQAAHELRLEPLILEALLLQARIALASGNAKQAQSFLHQAETFGDYFSLLPWAAHRFWLLAELARAEARKDEARVQYVQALSAFSLLTDRYHTARLQLEVARLTQDFDPAQARALLEAAAQVFAQLGVETARQEAQNTLLALPHHPIFAVHTPEAQFGAALAHAALSVDLVAETWLQVLEQLWPGRWLAVYRYLPGTGWQALQHHGELPATLTFPHPDQATYYTQQAAWLRLRPLPGVAFFTAAAVTPEERAAWQTLLERLKPWLPVVTLAFEHALLRANRLGEAGNGHAPETAELPSPLPELVYASSALRALIGQIYRIRSSHSPVLITGESGTGKELIARAIHATSDRRHAPFVAFNCANVPPELIDSHLFGHEKGAFTGALQANPGVIRAAEGGTLFLDEIGDLPLEVQPKLLRFLQEGEIFPLGARRPLRVNVRVIAATHQNLEELVRRGAFREDLYYRLNVIPLHVPPLRERREDIPVLVRHFLNTLRPPGAPAASITARAMEALLRYNWPGNVRQLRNEIERALAFVASEPAPLIDLKDLSPTVQQTLTDTPAHLPILSRQTPTLEAGQPLEAVLAGTEKALIERVLAEHRGRISAAARSLGLTRQGLYKKMKRLGINPARFQQTAVPNATASA
- a CDS encoding VOC family protein translates to MQPTRSPDARPAIDEVLSIRLDHAAIMTTQLEAAIDFYVRFLGLQLHCIEEDPIRRGRRRALLTDVHDREVLELIEMPELAHPTIPGRGGLHHLGFRLPRADWQALRARLDAAGYPYQEMQQRLFVRDADGLVLEIEPLP
- a CDS encoding TPM domain-containing protein, with product MPIRFSEADFERVRAAVVAAEQQTAGEIVPVVVVRSGSYPEALWKGAALCMALMLLLSLIFVFAYTGWGATWFHTGWGVALLTLLAGSLGGLAAAYVEPFQRWLIGEARLAEQVHLRALEAFVEEEVFRTQDRTGILIFVSLFEHWVEVVGDAGINQRVDPDTWAEVVDLVRQGIRRGQLVDGIVAAVDRCGQLLAEHGVTVRPSDVNELDDALRIRTVQQKRSTDT